DNA from candidate division WOR-3 bacterium:
CAGGCCGCTGGTGCGCAGCCGCCCCACAGAAGCGCGTACCGCTAGCGCTGGTCCGGTTTGACGACCTTGGCATCAGGACTATACTGATACGTGGCAACAGAACCGGCGCCCCTTCTCTACATCGAGACATCCGTGTTCGGCTTCTGCTTTGACGAGGAACCCCGCAACGTCCTGCGCCGCGAGTCTGCACTGACACTGCTGCGGCAGATGCGTCTCGGCATCCTAGACGGCGGCACGTCGCCGGTCACATACCACGAGTTTGAGGGTGCGGCCGAGCCGCTCCGTTCGAGGCTGCTGGAGTTGCTGAACGATGTACGGATACTGCCTGCCGATGATGAAGAAGTCGAACGACTCGCCCAGGTCTACTTGCGGGAGGGAATTGTGCCGTCGAAGTTCGCCGACGATGCCAGGCACGTCGCCTACGCCACAATCTGTGGCGCCGGCGTTCTCGTGTCCCTCAACCTGCGGCACCTCG
Protein-coding regions in this window:
- a CDS encoding type II toxin-antitoxin system VapC family toxin, which encodes MATEPAPLLYIETSVFGFCFDEEPRNVLRRESALTLLRQMRLGILDGGTSPVTYHEFEGAAEPLRSRLLELLNDVRILPADDEEVERLAQVYLREGIVPSKFADDARHVAYATICGAGVLVSLNLRHLANEWTERKVAAVNQRERYGILHIRTPEEVLSYEG